A genomic segment from Leucoraja erinacea ecotype New England chromosome 39, Leri_hhj_1, whole genome shotgun sequence encodes:
- the fdx2 gene encoding ferredoxin-2, mitochondrial, producing the protein MAAASGLGRCLRLAAGTARRREHRARAERTRDRHLHLHRALHLQPDAHQCEDAGQMPESLTDVVNVTFLDRSGKRIPVKGKVGDNVLRLAQENGIDLEGACEASLACSTCHIYVNEEHFDKLPEPVEREEDMLDMAPVLQITSRLGCQIILTKELEGMELTLPKITRNFYVDGHVPKPH; encoded by the exons ATGGCGGCGGCCAGCGGGCTGGGGCGGTGCTTGCGCCTCGCAGCGGGGACTGCCCGCCGGCGGGAGCACCGGGCCCGGGCTGAGCGGACCCGGGACCGACATCTACACCTGCACCGGGCCCTCCACCTGCAGCCAG ATGCCCATCAATGTGAGGATGCAGGCCAGATGCCGGAGAGTTTAACAGATGT AGTAAATGTCACTTTCCTTGACCGATCCGGGAAGAGAATTCCTGTGAAGGGGAAAGTAGGAGACAACGTCCTCCGCTTGgctcaggaaaatgggattgatcTGGAGG GTGCTTGTGAAGCTTCTTTGGCATGTTCGACCTGCCACATCTATGTGAATGAGGAACATTTCGATAAACTTCCTGAACCGGTTGAAAG GGAGGAAGACATGCTGGACATGGCACCCGTCCTGCAGATCACCTCCCGGCTAGGATGTCAGATTATCCTCACCAAAGAACTGGAAGGCATGGAGCTCACGCTGCCTAAAATCACCAGGAACTTCTATGTGGATGGGCATGTGCCAAAGCCCCACTGA
- the LOC129714334 gene encoding F-box/LRR-repeat protein 12-like, whose translation MLSFTLCLRLKMAAVLGEKAALNSLPENVLVEILSYLSTRDLLRISGVCKRWRRLAYDKGLWKDVNLTPYKVNSRILWHLVRHYLGGTLRTLRVKGVLHSVKKHESLTEALLLEIGKRCPNLSELRLIEMNLRGINYECLPPSLLSLELTHCEIPLHWFRAAAATANGTRMPPQIKNLEVDNVPNFSDQHLQNVASRTALKVLILSGTYRVTDSGIEKSAQCLSEVVHLKLHGCNISDESLRHISQHLTQLRTLDLTNFCSMTDAGLACLGDLRSLQALCFEYCDQITVEKLLAVCTGLPSLAKLNLNGNPYSDGDLQKIRQSLPNCTVTNDFPAMDSMLKF comes from the exons ATGTTGTCGTTCACTTTGTGTCTCCGGCTGAAGATGGCCGCGGTGTTGGGCGAGAAGGCGGCGCTGAACTCGCTGCCCGAGAACGTGCTGGTGGAGATCCTGTCCTACCTCTCCACCCGGGACCTGCTGCGCATCAGCGG AGTCTGCAAGAGGTGGAGAAGATTAGCTTATGACAAAGGTCTCTGGAAAGATGTCAATTTAACCCCATACAAG GTGAACTCGCGGATTCTCTGGCACCTGGTCAGACATTACCTGGGTGGGACTCTGCGAACCCTGAGAGTGAAGGGCGTCCTCCATTCGGTCAAGAAGCACGAGTCGCTGACAGAAGCCTTGCTGTTGGAGATTGGGAAACGCTGCCCGAACCTGTCTGAGCTGCGGCTCATTGAGATGAACCTGCGGGGCATCAACTATGAATGCCTGCCACCTTCCTTGCTCAGCCTGGAGCTGACACACTGCGAGATTCCCCTGCACTGGTTCAGAGCGGCGGCAGCCACAGCCAACGGGACCCGCATGCCTCCCCAAATCAAGAACCTGGAGGTGGACAATGTCCCCAACTTCTCAGACCAGCACTTGCAGAACGTGGCGTCGCGGACGGCGCTGAAGGTGCTGATCCTGTCGGGCACGTACCGGGTCACCGACTCCGGCATCGAGAAGTCCGCCCAGTGTCTGTCCGAGGTGGTTCACCTGAAGCTCCACGGCTGCAACATCTCAGACGAGTCGCTGCGCCATATCTCCCAGCACCTGACGCAGCTCCGCACTTTGGACCTCACGAACTTCTGCTCCATGACGGACGCGGGCCTGGCCTGTCTCGGCGACCTGCGCTCGCTCCAGGCCCTCTGCTTCGAGTACTGCGACCAGATTACGGTGGAGAAGCTCCTGGCCGTGTGCACCGGGCTGCCGTCCCTGGCCAAGCTCAACCTGAACGGGAACCCCTACTCCGATGGAGACCTGCAGAAAATCCGGCAGAGCTTGCCCAACTGCACCGTCACCAACGATTTCCCTGCCATGGACTCCATGCTCAAGTTTTAA